A genomic segment from Nicotiana sylvestris chromosome 1, ASM39365v2, whole genome shotgun sequence encodes:
- the LOC104214295 gene encoding uncharacterized protein: MDDQNYSRAKTSIEQLMDSQNYSDAQARDGQSNELINSDGGTEIQHDENSVANASVDYFGLGEPSVSKSSTVDVSFNNSNQVIEKEGRKLASLLGIIARTPELTPLHVDDWRNFDKEKKKKLVDFVRKKFCIPKRREAWVLKSLGKKWKDYKCELKGEYTPKYKTKDALLKNRPSRIPRDQWSGLVSYWLSDKAKRRTQANRNNRAKQTMPHTGGSKSIATLMNEQAVNGIEPTRAEIFLLTHKKCKDGRPLDDDSVKTIEMINERMSNSERSTEQPPCSVAWEGDVYEKSGYVRGLRLSPTPSVLWGSRSFLGNIIVDDSSNEVIQRLE; the protein is encoded by the exons ATGGATGATCAAAACTACTCTAGGGCCAAGACATCTATTGAGCAGTTGATGGATAGTCAGAACTACTCTGACGCCCAAGCACGTGATGGTCAATCTAATGAGTTGATTAATTCTGATGGTGGCACTGAGATTCAACATGATGAAAATTCAG TTGCTAATGCTTCAGTGGACTACTTTGGCCTTGGTGAACCTTCTGTTAGTAAGAGCTCT ACAGTTGATGTGTCGTTTAATAATAGTAACCAAGTTATTGAGAAAGAGGGTCGAAAGCTTGCTAGCCTTCTAGGAATTATTGCCAGAACTCCAGAGCTAACACCTCTACATGTAGATGATTGGAGAAATTTTgacaaagagaaaaagaagaaattagtAGATTTTGTGAGG AAGAAGTTCTGTATCCCAAAACGTAGAGAAGCGTGGGTCTTAAAGTCACTAGGAAAGAAATGGAAAGATTACAAGTGTGAGTTAAAGGGTGAGTATACGCCAAAATATAAGACTAAAGACGCATTACTAAAAAATAGACCAAGTCGCATACCGAGGGATCAGTGGAGTGGTCTTGTCTCTTATTGGCTTTCTGATAAAGCTAAG AGACGTACCCAAGCAAATAGAAACAATAGGGCCAAGCAAACTATGCCTCACACAGGAGGATCCAAAAGTATTGCTACCTTGATGAATGAGCAG GCTGTAAATGGGATTGAGCCTACACGAGCCGAAATTTTCTTATTAACTCATAAAAAATGTAAGGATGGTAGGCCACTGGATGATGATTCTGTCAAGACAATT GAAATGATAAATGAAAGGATGAGCAACAGTGAGAGATCTACTGAGCAACCTCCCTGTAGTGTTGCTTGGGAAGGTGATGTGTATGAAAAAAGTGGGTATGTTCGTGGTTTAAGACTTAGTCCAACTCCTTCTGTTCTATGGGGTAGTAGGTCTTTCTTAGGAAATATTATTGTAGATGATTCTTCTAATGAGGTTATACAAAGGTTAGAATAG